A single Lactuca sativa cultivar Salinas chromosome 8, Lsat_Salinas_v11, whole genome shotgun sequence DNA region contains:
- the LOC111909188 gene encoding uncharacterized protein LOC111909188 has translation MARANKYTAINFNDIYENKTTSTVNNHRRSSSSTTTATPGNKTILSNSRIHGNMLVLNLPSPKSVIPHPQPSPAAAVQQPDPEDSISLRPLGRTGTGPPLSPLASPGGQNKNLPVSPKTNKFVPPHLRPGFVGREDKQNGSGSRLNLRQVSFESPKEEERPKSGGGYERLRRGSEVDPVGINRSRSIGSPRPNSSG, from the coding sequence ATGGCAAGAGCCAATAAGTACACCGCTATTAACTTCAACGACATCTATGAAAACAAAACAACCTCCACCGTCAACAACCATCGCCGGTCTTCATCATCGACAACCACCGCCACTCCAGGTAACAAAACCATTCTCTCAAATTCACGCATCCATGGCAACATGCTTGTCCTGAACCTCCCTTCTCCCAAATCCGTCATTCCACATCCGCAACCTTCCCCCGCAGCTGCCGTTCAGCAACCGGATCCGGAGGATTCCATTTCCCTCCGACCCCTCGGCCGAACCGGGACCGGTCCACCACTTTCTCCCTTGGCCTCTCCCGGCGGACAGAATAAGAACTTGCCGGTGTCGCCGAAAACGAATAAATTTGTTCCGCCGCATCTTCGTCCTGGTTTTGTCGGACGGGAGGATAAGCAAAACGGATCTGGTTCCCGGTTGAATCTCCGTCAAGTGTCATTTGAATCTCCGAAGGAAGAAGAAAGACCAAAATCCGGCGGTGGGTATGAGAGATTAAGGAGGGGATCTGAGGTTGATCCGGTGGGAATAAATCGGTCCAGATCTATCGGGTCACCACGACCCAATTCGAGTGGCTAA
- the LOC111909187 gene encoding tubulin-folding cofactor C, with amino-acid sequence MNEHTDDISTDETTQRKHAAMIDRLSNLHQARISTKTNSKDPTFESTQSFLTTFTNSKQSIESSLTQIQQIPNQDPNSDLERISNSISDLEKLVAENSYFLPPYEVRSSLKTISDLKQTLDSVTSKVKPRKKFSFKNKPTKKQEPEPKPKPESESEPEHKTSYTINDSPGFRGTENAILTKEFTGSEIREFVLSDLTNCEVKLKGRFRTLFINRVRNCKIYVGPVSGSILIEEAEGCLFVLASHQIRVHEAKLTDFYLQCRSRPIIERSCGVRFGPYRLCYDGIETDLKESNLYEDTGNWANVDDFQWLRAIQSPNWSILPESQRIDMVKI; translated from the coding sequence ATGAATGAACACACCGATGACATCTCAACTGATGAAACCACCCAACGGAAACATGCCGCCATGATCGACCGCCTATCCAACCTCCACCAGGCCCGTATTTCCACCAAAACCAACTCAAAAGACCCGACTTTTGAATCCACCCAATCATTTCTCACCACCTTcacaaactccaaacaatcaatcGAATCCTCCCTCACTCAAATCCAACAAATCCCAAACCAAGATCCCAATTCCGACCTCGAAAGAATCTCCAATTCCATTTCCGACCTCGAAAAACTAGTTGCTGAAAACTCCTACTTTTTACCCCCATACGAAGTCCGCTCATCTCTCAAAACCATCTCCGACCTCAAACAAACCCTCGATTCCGTCACCTCCAAAGTCAAACCAAGAAAAAAATTCTCCTTCAAAAACAAACCCACCAAGAAACAGGAACCGGAACCGAAACCAAAACCGGAATCGGAATCAGAACCCGAACACAAGACAAGCTACACGATCAACGATTCGCCGGGGTTTCGTGGCACGGAAAACGCGATTCTAACAAAGGAATTCACCGGATCTGAGATTCGGGAATTTGTGCTTTCGGATTTGACCAATTGTGAGGTGAAGTTAAAGGGTCGTTTCCGGACATTGTTTATAAACCGGGTCCGGAATTGTAAAATTTACGTGGGCCCGGTGTCGGGTTCGATATTGATTGAGGAGGCGGAGGGGTGTTTGTTTGTGTTGGCATCGCATCAAATTAGGGTTCATGAGGCTAAATTGACTGATTTTTATCTTCAGTGTAGAAGTCGTCCGATAATTGAACGAAGTTGTGGGGTCCGATTTGGACCTTACAGATTGTGTTATGATGGGATTGAAACTGATCTCAAGGAGTCTAATTTGTATGAGGATACAGGGAATTGGGCAAATGTGGATGATTTTCAGTGGTTGAGAGCTATTCAGTCTCCAAATTGGTCGATTTTGCCCGAAAGTCAACGGATTGATATGGTTAAGATTTGA
- the LOC111909189 gene encoding uncharacterized protein LOC111909189 isoform X1 has product MSTGDNHLDQGNEKNPSSKVRSKAIVWEFFEKIKGDDGLQKTRCTNCNKVYNCAPKSGTSTMRRHLRKCSPQPLTQLSPEAIQLSNTNGDNAELANEGSAKKKLKYVIEDIHLKTDRELMEFIWMNKRNIGLLEQKVPDKAIAIKQAIKCYEDEVNRRAKPQSPKENSPGVTNTVTVKIEVDDHLVAQYENSGENMTTETQADVNQRTSPHLENGKIPSKVVADDQSVPENGIFDGNTTEEKLQIVAINGDENQASEQQHNELRKVSSVLSLLTSPNSSYIPQNNPLDEKTEQAKQSLIQLLEKDFRTLVGSPDEQTLKSCIKILIKSLHKLPKFQARVIETLNSQFESACENWSTWNKVIEESIAFEMKEGGNLVVLEEWQEKDLEVESKILKVDADIERLKAELREKELTRESLVKRKFDLFNETKISIGEAKKILQEMVSVKVRSDVAVDNIKDLNTKWEQIRENFLFK; this is encoded by the exons ATGTCAACTGGTGATAATCATCTTGACCAAGGAAATGAAAAAAATCCAAGTAGTAAGGTACGCTCAAAAGCTATTGTGTGGGAATTCTTTGAGAAGATTAAAGGGGACGATGGGTTACAAAAAACAAGGTGCACAAACTGTAACAAAGTCTACAATTGTGCTCCAAAATCAGGAACATCAACAATGAGAAGACACTTACGCAAGTGTTCTCCACAACCCTTAACCCAATTAAGCCCTGAAGCCATCCAATTGTCCAACACCAATGGAGATAATGCTGAGCTAGCGAATGAGGGTAGTGCAAAGAAGAAACTGAAGTATGTTATTGAGGACATTCATTTGAAAACAGATAGGGAGTTAATGGAGTTTATTTGGATGAATAAGCGAAATATTGGACTCCTTGAGCAAAAGGTGCCTGATAAAGCTATAGCTATAAAGCAAGCTATTAAGTGCTATGAAGATGAAGTTAATCGCAGGGCAAAACCTCAGTCTCCTAAG GAGAATAGTCCAGGTGTCACCAATACAGTCACAGTTAAAATTGAAGTGGATGATCATCTTGTTGCTCAATATGAGAATTCTGGTGAAAACATGACTACAGAGACACAAGCAGATGTGAATCAG AGAACGAGTCCACATTTGGAAAATGGAAAAATACCTTCAAAAGTTGTAGCCGATGATCAATCTGTTCCTGAAAATGGGATTTTTGATGGGAACACAACTGAAGAAAAGCTTCAAATTGTAGCTATAAATGGAGATGAGAATCAG GCATCCGAACAACAACACAACGAATTAAGAAAAGTTTCATCTGTGCTCTCTTTACTAACTTCACCAAATAGTTCCTACATTCCTCAAAACAACCCCCTCGATGAAAAAACCGAACAAGCCAAACAATCCCTCATCCAACTCCTCGAAAAAGACTTCAGAACCCTAGTCGGATCTCCCGATGAACAAACCCTAAAATCTTGCATCAAAATCTTAATCAAAAGCCTCCACAAGCTTCCAAAGTTCCAAGCCCGAGTCATCGAAACTCTCAACTCACAATTCGAATCCGCGTGCGAAAATTGGTCCACGTGGAATAAAGTTATCGAAGAAAGTATCGCGTTTGAGATGAAGGAAGGTGGTAATCTTGTGGTTTTGGAAGAATGGCAAGAGAAAGATTTGGAAGTTGAATCGAAGATATTGAAAGTGGATGCGGATATCGAGAGGTTGAAAGCGGAGTTGCGGGAAAAGGAGTTGACCCGAGAGAGTTTGGTCAAACGGaagtttgatttgtttaatgaaacTAAGATTTCGATTGGTGAGGCGAAGAAGATTCTTCAAGAGATGGTTTCTGTGAAGGTGCGGAGTGATGTTGCGGTTGATAACATTAAAGATCTTAATACCAAATGGGAACAAATTCGGGAAAATTTCTTGTTTAAATGA
- the LOC111909189 gene encoding uncharacterized protein LOC111909189 isoform X2 → MRRHLRKCSPQPLTQLSPEAIQLSNTNGDNAELANEGSAKKKLKYVIEDIHLKTDRELMEFIWMNKRNIGLLEQKVPDKAIAIKQAIKCYEDEVNRRAKPQSPKENSPGVTNTVTVKIEVDDHLVAQYENSGENMTTETQADVNQRTSPHLENGKIPSKVVADDQSVPENGIFDGNTTEEKLQIVAINGDENQASEQQHNELRKVSSVLSLLTSPNSSYIPQNNPLDEKTEQAKQSLIQLLEKDFRTLVGSPDEQTLKSCIKILIKSLHKLPKFQARVIETLNSQFESACENWSTWNKVIEESIAFEMKEGGNLVVLEEWQEKDLEVESKILKVDADIERLKAELREKELTRESLVKRKFDLFNETKISIGEAKKILQEMVSVKVRSDVAVDNIKDLNTKWEQIRENFLFK, encoded by the exons ATGAGAAGACACTTACGCAAGTGTTCTCCACAACCCTTAACCCAATTAAGCCCTGAAGCCATCCAATTGTCCAACACCAATGGAGATAATGCTGAGCTAGCGAATGAGGGTAGTGCAAAGAAGAAACTGAAGTATGTTATTGAGGACATTCATTTGAAAACAGATAGGGAGTTAATGGAGTTTATTTGGATGAATAAGCGAAATATTGGACTCCTTGAGCAAAAGGTGCCTGATAAAGCTATAGCTATAAAGCAAGCTATTAAGTGCTATGAAGATGAAGTTAATCGCAGGGCAAAACCTCAGTCTCCTAAG GAGAATAGTCCAGGTGTCACCAATACAGTCACAGTTAAAATTGAAGTGGATGATCATCTTGTTGCTCAATATGAGAATTCTGGTGAAAACATGACTACAGAGACACAAGCAGATGTGAATCAG AGAACGAGTCCACATTTGGAAAATGGAAAAATACCTTCAAAAGTTGTAGCCGATGATCAATCTGTTCCTGAAAATGGGATTTTTGATGGGAACACAACTGAAGAAAAGCTTCAAATTGTAGCTATAAATGGAGATGAGAATCAG GCATCCGAACAACAACACAACGAATTAAGAAAAGTTTCATCTGTGCTCTCTTTACTAACTTCACCAAATAGTTCCTACATTCCTCAAAACAACCCCCTCGATGAAAAAACCGAACAAGCCAAACAATCCCTCATCCAACTCCTCGAAAAAGACTTCAGAACCCTAGTCGGATCTCCCGATGAACAAACCCTAAAATCTTGCATCAAAATCTTAATCAAAAGCCTCCACAAGCTTCCAAAGTTCCAAGCCCGAGTCATCGAAACTCTCAACTCACAATTCGAATCCGCGTGCGAAAATTGGTCCACGTGGAATAAAGTTATCGAAGAAAGTATCGCGTTTGAGATGAAGGAAGGTGGTAATCTTGTGGTTTTGGAAGAATGGCAAGAGAAAGATTTGGAAGTTGAATCGAAGATATTGAAAGTGGATGCGGATATCGAGAGGTTGAAAGCGGAGTTGCGGGAAAAGGAGTTGACCCGAGAGAGTTTGGTCAAACGGaagtttgatttgtttaatgaaacTAAGATTTCGATTGGTGAGGCGAAGAAGATTCTTCAAGAGATGGTTTCTGTGAAGGTGCGGAGTGATGTTGCGGTTGATAACATTAAAGATCTTAATACCAAATGGGAACAAATTCGGGAAAATTTCTTGTTTAAATGA